DNA from Mycolicibacterium alvei:
CGCTTTGACCTGAGCTTTGAGGGCCCGCTGCGCTGATTTTTGATCAGCCTTGATGCGACGGGCATCGTTCTTTGCGGTGAGCCGGGCTTCCAGCTTGGCCTTGGCCTTGATGGCGCGAGCTTCGGCGCGGCGGGTGGCGCGGCTTTTTCGTCGCGTGAACAGGCCCATTCCGGTTGCCTCCCGGTCAATTCGTCGTGTGTTCGTGGTCACCGCAGAACTGCTGCAGACCCACAGTATCGTCCGGCGGATTTGCTCCGCTGCGGCTCCCCGCGATGAGCACGGGCAATCGGGCCAGCTAGCAAATTTGAACTGACCGGTTGTGTAAGAATTAGATTCATCAGTTGGAGCTGTTGGGCGGTGCGCGAAAGGGTGGTGAAAACGTGCGTTCGCGGTTGCGCGTCGCCGCCTCGACCGGTTTGGTGTTAACGGGCCTGATCATCGCCGGTGTCGGAGGGGCATTGGCATTTGCCGACCCCGATCGGGGTCGGCCTGACACCGGTCAGGGATCGTCGAGCAGTGTCGGCAGCGGCCACGATGGGCGCGACGGCAAGGACCACGGTCAAGGCCATTCCCAGGATGGCGACGACCAAGGCGAAAATGGGGACGGCAGCGGCTCGACGGGCACGCGGACGTCCCGTAAGACCACCGACCGTCCGACCACCAAGCCGACCAAGACCACGGGCCAGCCGACCAAGACAACCGGCAAACCTTCTGGAACCGGAGAACCGACCCACACCGGGCAACCGTCGGGCTCTCAGACGCCGTCGCCGACCAGGTCCGAAACGACCAGGCCGACGAAGCCGACTGAGACGACCAAGCCCACAGAGACGACCAAGCCGACCGAGACCACGAAGCCGACCGAGACCACGAAGCCGACCGAGACCACGAAGCCGACCGAGACGACCAAGCCGACCGAGACGACCGAGACCACCACCGAGACGACCTCTGGAACGTCCGAGACCATCGGGCCCTTCGTCGGCGACGCTGCCGGCGGTGGTGGCGGGGGAGGCGGAGCCCGGGGCATGTTCAACTCCCCGCGCCCACCGGACATGCAGTTGCCCGACGAGGCCGTACCACCTCCACCGGGCCTGGCCGCAGCGGCCGGGGTGCCGCCGATCGCACTTCCGGTCGTCGCCCTGCCGGTGATCGTGCCGCCGGTCGCGGTGCCATTGAGCGCTCCAGGCTCTGACGACCACGGGCCGCAGTACGGGCCACGGTCGGGACCTGACGTGCAACCCAATACCAAGATGCGCACCGAGTCGCGGCCTCCGGCCGCTGTCGGCTTGGACGCGTCGACGTCGGTGGACTTCAGGGCCGGATACGCGGACTACCTGCGTGTGGCGAGCATAAAGGAGCTCGTGGCCGTGACGCTGCCCGGCGTCACCGGGATGATGGCCCTGACCGGCCTGGGTGGGCTCGTCGGTTTCCGGCAGGCGAAAGCCGGCCGTACGGTCCCAATCGACGCCACCAGGTTCATGCGTTAGGGGTGGCCTGGGAGAATCCAGATGGCTGGAGTTGTCCAGCGTGGCTAGGAAAGGGTGAAGGGGGGACATGTCCGCCAGTCGAAGCGTCACGCGTGCTGTCAACGAGGTGCTCGACCTCGCTCCGCGAAGGGGTGAAATCACGTTGACCTGCCTGGTCGACGCGGTGGCCGAGGACCGCGGCAGGCCGATCGAGTTGAGCATGGCCGAGCTTCCGACAGGTGTCTGCGGCCAGTGGCGCCAATACACCGACCGCGACGTGTTCCTCATCCAGCAGGGGTTACCGGCCTGGGATCGCACGCTGGCCCACGAGCTCGGTCATCTGGTCCTTGGCCACGAGGGCATATCGATCGTCGACGCGGCCGCGGCAACAGCCGAGGTGGCGACCTCCGACCTGATCAGCTACATGCTCAATCAGCGCACCGGTTGCATGGGACCCAACGGTGAGGACATCGAGCAGGAAGCCGAGGACTTCGCCGCGCTGCTGCTGTACCGCCTCGGCCGGCTGCCCTCCGACCGGTCGTCGATCGTCCAGGTTCGCCTCGGAGAGGCATTTGGTTGATCGTCTGGGTGATCGCCGGCCTGCTCGGCCTGGCTACCGGCGTGCGTATCGGTTGGGCTCTGGTCAACAAACAATCCCTGGTGAGCTCCGCGATGATCCTGTCATTGGGCAGCCTCGGCGTGGTGGCCGCGCTGAACTGGCAACCGCTCGCCCTGTTGATCGACACGGTGGTGCACTGGCCCAACATCGCGGCCGGCCTG
Protein-coding regions in this window:
- a CDS encoding ImmA/IrrE family metallo-endopeptidase; protein product: MSASRSVTRAVNEVLDLAPRRGEITLTCLVDAVAEDRGRPIELSMAELPTGVCGQWRQYTDRDVFLIQQGLPAWDRTLAHELGHLVLGHEGISIVDAAAATAEVATSDLISYMLNQRTGCMGPNGEDIEQEAEDFAALLLYRLGRLPSDRSSIVQVRLGEAFG